The Streptomyces laurentii region GCGATGTCCGCGAAGGCCTTGGAGTCGGCGGCCTGGATGGTGGCGGGCTTGCTGTCGGCAGCCGTGGAGATGATCAGCTGGTTGGCGTTCGCGCGCTTCTGGATCTGCGGCTTCGCCGAATCGCAGAAGGTCTTCGCCCAGTCGTCGACCTTGTTGCCGTCGTCGCCTCCGCAACCGGACAGCACGAGCATCAGTACCGCGCCGCCGGACAGTGCGGCCGCAAGCTTCTTGTTCACCGGATCGGTCCCTTCCAAGGCTCTCGGCCCCGGAACATACACGCCACGGGCGCATCATCCACTGATCATGCGAGCGGTTCATCCCATATTGCAGTCTTTTGAACCAAGCAGACAGGGGTGGACGTCACGTCAGGAGCCTCGACTCCGAACGATCTTGACAGGGCATCAACAAGCCGGTCAGGGGGCGACGGCGGCACCCGGCGACGAACCGTTTCGCTCGGGCGTGTCGCCCCCGACCGCCACCGGGCGGCGCCGGGCGACCCCGACCGCGACGACGATGACCGCGAACGCCACGGCCGCGACCAGCACGCGCAGCCACAGCCGGGCCCCCGCGCCGTAACCGAACCGCACGATCGCCGGCGCGATCAGCAGCGCCACCAGGTTCATCACCTTCAGGAGCGGGTTGATCGACGGGCCCGCGGTGTCCTTGAACGGGTCGCCGACCGTATCCCCGATGATGGTCGCAGCATGCGCCGGGCTGCCCTTCCCGCCGTACCGGCCGTCCTCGACCAGCTTCTTCGCGTTGTCCCAGGCACCGCCGGAGTTGGCGAGGAAGACGGCCATCAGCGCGCCGGTGGCGATGGCTCCGGCGAGGTACGCGCCGAGCGCGCCGACCCCGAGGGCGAAGCCGACCGCGAGCGGGGCCATCACGGCGAGCAGGCCGGGCGTGGCGAGTTCGCGCAGCGCGTCCTTGGTGCAGATGTCGACGACCCGTCCGTACTCGGGCTGCTCGCTGTAGTCCATGATCCCGGGATGCAGGCGGAACTGCCGCCGCACCTCGAACACCACCGCGCCCGCCGCCCGCGAGACGGCGTTGATGGCGAGCCCGGAGAAGAGGAAGACCACCGCGGCGCCGAGCACCATCCCGAAGAGGTTGTTCGGCTGCGAGATGTCCATGGACAGGGTCGCCTCGTCCGCCTTCGCGCCGACCTCGGCGACGGAGGTCGCGATGGTGTCCCGGTACGAGCCGAACAGCGCGGCCGCCGCCAGGACCGCGGTCGCGATCGCGATGCCCTTGGTGATCGCCTTGGTGGTGTTGCCGACGGCGTCGAGGTCGGTGAGCACCCGCGCGCCCGCGCCCGTCACGTCGCCGGACATCTCGGCGATGCCCTGCGCGTTGTCGGCGACAGGGCCGAAGGTGTCCATGGCCACGATCACACCGACCGTGGTGAGCAGACCGGTGCCGGCCAGCGCGATCGCGAACAGCGCCAGCATGATCGAGGACCCGCCGAGCAGGAACGCCCCGTAGACGGCGAGACCGATCAGCGTGGCCGTGTATACCGCGGACTCCAGGCCGATCGCGACGCCCGCCAGGACCACGGTCGCGGGGCCGGTCAGGGACGACGCGCAGATGTCGCGGACGGGGCGGCGGCCGGTCTCGGTGAAGTAGCCGGTGAGCTGCTGGATGAGCGCGGCGAGCACGATGCCGATCGCCACGGCGACCAGGGCGAGGACCCGCGGATCACCGCCGTGGCCGGGGATGCCGGGGTCGGTGACGCCCTTAAGCGCGGCGTACGAGGAGGGGAGGACGGCGAAGGCGGCGACCGCGACGAGGGCGAGCGAGATCAGCGCGGAGAGGAAGAAGCCCCGGTTGACGGCGGTCAGGCCGCTGCGGTCGGAGCGGCGCGGGGCCACCGCGAAGATGCCGACCACCGCGGTGACCACGCCGATCGCCGGGACCATGAGGGGGAAGGCGAGCCCGATGTCGCCGAAGGCCGCCTTGCCGAGGATGAGCGCGGCGACGAGCGTGACGGCGTACGACTCGAAGAGGTCGGCGGCCATGCCCGCGCAGTCGCCGACGTTGTCGCCCACGTTGTCGGCGATGGTGGCGGCGTTGCGCGGGTCGTCCTCGGGGATGCCCTGCTCGATCTTGCCGACGAGGTCGGCGCCGACATCGGCGGCCTTGGTGAAGATGCCGCCGCCGACCCGCATGAACATCGCGATGAGCGCGGCACCGAGGCCGAAGCCCTCCAGGACCTTGGGGGCGTCGGCGGCGTACACGAGCACCACACAGGAGGTGCCGAGCAGGCCGAGGCCGACGGTGGACATGCCGACCACACCACCGGTGCGGAACGCGATCTTCATCGCGTGGTGCGCGACGACGGGCAACTCCTTCGGCGGCTCTCCGGGGGCGGGCGTCGCCTCCCGGGCCGCGGCGGCGACCCGGACGTTCGCGCGGACGGCCAGCCGCATGCCCACGTATCCGGTGACCGCCGAGAAGAGCGCGCCGACCAGGAAGAAGAGCGAGCGCCCGGCGCGCTGGGACCAGGTGTCGGCGGGCAGCAGGAACAGCAGGAAGAACACGGCGACGGCGAAGATCGCGAGCGTACGCAGCTGCCGGGCCAGGTACGCGTTCGCGCCCTCCTGGACGGCCGCCGCGATCCGCCGCATGGCCTCGGTGCCCTCGTCGGCCCGCAGGACCTGGCGGACCAGGAGCCGGGCCACGAGGAGCGCCGCCAGCGCGACCACGGCGACGACGGCGACGATCACGCGGTTTCCCTGGGTGAGCACCGCGGCTGCGAGATCCGTCATGTCCGCCTCCAGACATCACGACGTCAGGACAAAGCGGATTCTATGGATGCAAAGCACCTCAAATCAGGGCACAGCCTTCCCTGGTCGTGAATACCTTCGAAGTGCCGCCGAACGCGGTAACGAACACAGTGGCGAATGAAACCAGCCAAAATATGCGCTCAGAGATCTCGACAACGCGAAAAAGGCCCCGCTGGGCGGGGCCTTCTCGGGGTCTTCGGAGTCCGCGGGCGCTCCGGCGGTCCTCCGAGACCGGCAGGTCAGCTGAAGGCGGCGTCCGGGTTGGCGGGCCAGCGCATCCGGATGGTGCCACCCTCCTCGCCGGCGCTCACCTCCACGTCGTCGACGAGCCCGCGGATCACCGCGAGACCCATCTCGTCCTCGCCGTCGGCGTCGTCGAAGTCCTCGGCCGGCGCCGCGTCACGCGCGCCGGGCACCCCGGCGGCGTCGGCGGCCGCCACACCGGCACCCGGCACCTCGTCGCCGACCTCGATCGTGAAGGACTTCTCCTCCTCCGTCAGCGCGACCCGGACCGGGGTGGTGACCCCGTTGCTGCGATGCAGCCCGACCGCACGCGAGCACGCCTCGCCGACCGCGAGCCGGACCTCGTCGAGGACCGCCTCGTCGACCCCGGCCCGTCTCGCCACCGCGGCGGCCACGAGACGGGCCGTACGGACGTGCTCGGGCTGGGCACTGAAGAGGAGTTCCACGGTTGCCATGCGATCCCCCTGGGATGCTCGACGGTTCGCGGGGCCGAGGCGGGCGGGTAAGCCCTCGGAGCCTGTCCGGTGGTTCCTGGTCGGACAGGCCCGCGGTGGCGACGCCCGGCCTCAGTCGGCGGCGTTGATGGCCTCGTCGACCGAGGTGTGGATCGGGAACACCTTGGTGAGGCCGGTGATCCGGAAGATCTTGAGAATGCGCTCCTGGTTGCACACCAGACGCAGCGATCCCTCATGCGCGCGCACGCGCTTCAGGCCGCCCACCAGCACACCGAGGCCGGTCGAATCGAGGAAGTCCACGCCTTCCATGTCGACAACCAGGTGGTAGCTGCCGTCGTTCACCAACTCGACCAACTGCTCGCGCAGCTTGGGCGCGGTATACACATCAATCTCGCCACCGACCTCGACGACCGTACGGTCGCCATTGGGGCCGGGCACAGTGCGAGTCGACAGAGACAGGTCCACGGGTCCTCCAGCACCTAGCTATCGAGCGGCCGTCCCTCGGAACTCCCGTGTGGAGCCACGGGACGGAACGCCGGCCGCGATGGCATTCAATCACTTACCGGCTGCCATGCACGACGCCTTGGAAGCATTGTCCGTCACGCCGGTGACACACTCGGTGCCGATGGCCGAGAAACACCGCCCCAGCCGACCCGCCGGAGAACCGGGCAATCGCCCCTCTCCCGGCGAGGTCCTCGACCGGCTCTCCAGTGGCGAGAGCCGGGCCGCGCGCATCACTCATACGGAGCATCTGCCCGCCCGTACGGGCCGCCATGCCGTATGGCCGCACCGCGTCCGGGCCGAGGTGATCGCCGCCATCGAGAAGGCCGGCATCGACCATCCCTGGGCCCATCAGGCCGAGGCCGCCGAGCACGCTCTGGACGGCACCTCAGTGGTGATCGCCACAGGAACCGCCTCGGGCAAGTCGCTCGCCTATCTCACTCCCGTCCTGTCCACGCTCCTGGACGGCTCCGAGGCCGCCAACGGGCGCGGCGCCACCGCCCTGTACCTCGCCCCGACGAAGGCCCTCGCCGCCGACCAGCGGCGCGCCGTCCGCGAACTCGCCGCCCCGCTCGGCAACCGGATCCGGCCCGCCGTCTACGACGGCGACACTCCGGTGGAGGAACGCGAGTGGGTCCGCCAGTACGCGAACTACGTCCTCACCAACCCCGACATGCTGCACCGCGGCATCCTGCCCTCCCACCCCCGCTGGTCCTCCTTCCTGCGCTCCCTGCGCTACGTCGTCGTCGACGAATGCCACACCTACCGGGGCGTCTTCGGCTCCCATGTCGCCCAGGTGCTGCGCCGGCTGCGGCGCGTGTGTGCCCGGTACGGCTCCGAGCCGGTCTTCCTGCTCGCCTCGGCCACCTCCGCCGACCCGGCCCGGGCCGCCGGCCGGCTCACCGGTCTGCCCGTCACCGAGGTCGCCGACGACGCCTCCCCGCGCGGCGAGCTGGTGTTCGCCCTGTGGGAGCCGCCGCTGACCGAACTGCACGGCGAACACGGCGCCCCCGTCCGGCGGTCCGCCACCGCCGAGACCGCCGACCTGCTGACCGACCTGACCGTGCAGGGCGTCCGCTCGGTCGCCTTCGTGCGCTCCCGGCGCGGCGCCGAGCTGATCTCGGTCATCGCCCAGGAACGCCTCGCCGAGGTCGACCGCTCCCTCGTCCGCAGGGTCGCCGCCTACCGCGGCGGCTACCTCCCCGAGGAACGGCGGGCCCTGGAGCGCGCCCTGCACTCCGGCGAACTCCTCGGCCTGGCCGCGACCACCGCCCTCGAACTGGGCGTCGACGTCTCCGGCCTGGACGCCGTCGTGATCGCCGGCTACCCCGGCACCCGCGCCTCGCTGTGGCAGCAGGCCGGCCGCGCCGGGCGCTCGGGCGAGGGCGCGCTGGCGGTCCTGGTCGCCCGGGACGACCCGCTGGACACCTTCCTGGTCCACCACCCCGAGGCGATCTTCCGGCAGCCGGTCGAGTCGACCGTCCTGGATCCCGACAACCCGTACGTCCTCGCCCCCCATCTGTGCGCCGCGGCGGCCGAACTGCCGCTGACCGAATCCGACCTGGAGCTCTTCGGCCCCGCCGTACCGGACCTGCTGCCCCAGCTGGAGGCGGCCGGACTGCTGCGCCGCCGTGCCACCGGCTGGTACTGGACCCGCCGGGAGCGGGCCGCCGACCTCACCGACATCCGGGGCGGCGGAGGCAGTCCGGTCCGGATCGTCGAGACCGGCACCGGCCGGCTGCTCGGGACCGTCGACGAGGCCGCCTCGCACGCCTCCGTCCACGAGGGCGCCGTCCACCTCCACCAGGGCCGCACCTATCTGGTCCGCGAGCTCGACCTCGAGGACTCCGTCGCCCTGGTCGAGGAGGCGAACCCGCCGTACTCCACCACCGCCCGCGACACCACCGCCATCTCCGTCCTGTCCACCGACACCGAGATCCCCTGGGGAGCCGGCCGCCTCTGCTACGGCTCCGTCGAGGTCACCAACCAGGTCGTCTCCTTCCTCCGCCGCCGTCTCGTCACGGGCGAGGTGCTCGGCGAGACCAAGCTCGACCTGCCGCCGCGCACCCTGCGCACCCGGGCGGTGTGGTGGACGGTCACCGAGGACCAGCTCGACGCCGCCCGGATCAACCCGGAGATCCTCGGCGGCGCCCTGCACGCCGCCGAACACGCCTCCATCGGCATGCTTCCCCTCTTCGCCACCTGCGACCGCTGGGACATCGGCGGCGTCTCCGTACCGCTGCACCCCGACACCCTGTTGCCGACCGTCTTCGTCTACGACGGGCACCCGGGCGGCGCGGGCTTCGCCGAGCGCGCCTTCCACACCGCCCGCGCCTGGCTCACCGCCACCCGGGAGGCCATCGCCTCCTGCGAGTGCGAGGCCGGCTGTCCCTCCTGCATCCAGTCCCCGAAGTGCGGCAACGGCAACGATCCGCTCCACAAACGAGGCGCCGTCCGCCTCCTCACGGAACTCCTGCGCGGGGCGCCGGCAGACTCGCCGGAGCCGGCCGGCCCGTCAGCCCCGGCAGACCCCGAGGCACCGGCGGGCCCGCCCGCGACCTGACCTCCGCCGCCCAGGGGCCGACGGCGACCCGGGCGGTGACCTCCGCGACGTCCTCACGGACACCGCAGCGCGGAAGGGTGGCGCCCTGGGCCTCGGCCACCCGGAGGGCGGCCGCGCAGGCGTCCGGCTCGCCCCACAGGGAGCGGTCCGCGGCGGCGAGGGCCGCCAGGTCGGCCGCCGCCCCGGCCCGGTGGCGGGCGGTCACGGCCTGCCCGAGGGCGAGAACCGCGCCGAACACCACGCACAGCGCGCACGCGGCGAACGCCGCCCACACCGTCGCCACACCCCGGTCGTCCCGGTGCCGGCTCACGGCGCCGCCTCCCCCACGGTGTCCTCGGCGAGCGCCGCCGCCCCGGCCCGCAGGGTCAGCCCCAGGCCGCCGGGACCGGGCGCTCTCGCCTCCACCGTGACCCGCCACAGCTCGCCCTCCCGCACCACGATGACCCGGGCGCCGTCGGGGGCCGCCGCGCGGGCCGCGGCCCTGGCGGCGGGCTCCGGCTCGGAGCGGGCCACCGCCCGCGCCCCGGCCCTGGCCGCGTCCACGCACCGGATCTGGGCGGCGGCAGCGGCCAGCCCCCACAGCAGGGCCGCCGTGAACAGGACCAGCACGGGCAGGACGACCGCCGCCTCCGCGGTCACCGACCCCCGGTCAGAACGGCGCATCGAGGGCCTTGCCGATCACCGATTCCAGGGCCTTCGACACCGTGCCGCTCGTGACCACCTTGTAGAGCACGGCCGCGAAGGCCGCGGCGGCGATCGTGCCCATCGCGTACTCGGTGGTGCTCATGCCCGCGTCGCGCCCCG contains the following coding sequences:
- a CDS encoding pyrophosphate-energized proton pump (H(+) -translocating inorganic pyrophosphatase; cl11452;~identified by MetaGeneAnnotator; putative;~membrane-bound proton-translocating pyrophosphatase; Validated; PRK00733;~pyrophosphate-energized proton pump [Streptomyces cattleya NRRL 8057 = DSM46488]), translated to MTDLAAAVLTQGNRVIVAVVAVVALAALLVARLLVRQVLRADEGTEAMRRIAAAVQEGANAYLARQLRTLAIFAVAVFFLLFLLPADTWSQRAGRSLFFLVGALFSAVTGYVGMRLAVRANVRVAAAAREATPAPGEPPKELPVVAHHAMKIAFRTGGVVGMSTVGLGLLGTSCVVLVYAADAPKVLEGFGLGAALIAMFMRVGGGIFTKAADVGADLVGKIEQGIPEDDPRNAATIADNVGDNVGDCAGMAADLFESYAVTLVAALILGKAAFGDIGLAFPLMVPAIGVVTAVVGIFAVAPRRSDRSGLTAVNRGFFLSALISLALVAVAAFAVLPSSYAALKGVTDPGIPGHGGDPRVLALVAVAIGIVLAALIQQLTGYFTETGRRPVRDICASSLTGPATVVLAGVAIGLESAVYTATLIGLAVYGAFLLGGSSIMLALFAIALAGTGLLTTVGVIVAMDTFGPVADNAQGIAEMSGDVTGAGARVLTDLDAVGNTTKAITKGIAIATAVLAAAALFGSYRDTIATSVAEVGAKADEATLSMDISQPNNLFGMVLGAAVVFLFSGLAINAVSRAAGAVVFEVRRQFRLHPGIMDYSEQPEYGRVVDICTKDALRELATPGLLAVMAPLAVGFALGVGALGAYLAGAIATGALMAVFLANSGGAWDNAKKLVEDGRYGGKGSPAHAATIIGDTVGDPFKDTAGPSINPLLKVMNLVALLIAPAIVRFGYGAGARLWLRVLVAAVAFAVIVVAVGVARRRPVAVGGDTPERNGSSPGAAVAP
- a CDS encoding anti-sigma factor (Histidine kinase-like ATPase domain; pfam13581;~anti-sigma factor [Streptomyces cattleya NRRL 8057 = DSM46488];~identified by MetaGeneAnnotator; putative); protein product: MATVELLFSAQPEHVRTARLVAAAVARRAGVDEAVLDEVRLAVGEACSRAVGLHRSNGVTTPVRVALTEEEKSFTIEVGDEVPGAGVAAADAAGVPGARDAAPAEDFDDADGEDEMGLAVIRGLVDDVEVSAGEEGGTIRMRWPANPDAAFS
- a CDS encoding anti-sigma factor antagonist (Sulphate Transporter and Anti-Sigma factor antagonist) domain of anti-anti-sigma factors, key regulators of anti-sigma factors by phosphorylation; cd07043;~anti sigma factor interaction site;~anti-sigma factor antagonist [Streptomyces clavuligerus ATCC27064];~identified by MetaGeneAnnotator; putative;~regulatory phosphorylation site [posttranslational modification]), whose product is MDLSLSTRTVPGPNGDRTVVEVGGEIDVYTAPKLREQLVELVNDGSYHLVVDMEGVDFLDSTGLGVLVGGLKRVRAHEGSLRLVCNQERILKIFRITGLTKVFPIHTSVDEAINAAD
- a CDS encoding ATP-dependent RNA helicase (ATP binding site [chemical binding];~ATP-dependent RNA helicase [Streptomyces albus J1074];~Domain of unknown function (DUF1998); pfam09369;~P-loop containing Nucleoside Triphosphate Hydrolases; cl09099;~helicase/secretion neighborhood putative DEAH-box helicase; TIGR03817;~identified by MetaGeneAnnotator; putative;~putative Mg++ binding site [ion binding]), whose translation is MAFNHLPAAMHDALEALSVTPVTHSVPMAEKHRPSRPAGEPGNRPSPGEVLDRLSSGESRAARITHTEHLPARTGRHAVWPHRVRAEVIAAIEKAGIDHPWAHQAEAAEHALDGTSVVIATGTASGKSLAYLTPVLSTLLDGSEAANGRGATALYLAPTKALAADQRRAVRELAAPLGNRIRPAVYDGDTPVEEREWVRQYANYVLTNPDMLHRGILPSHPRWSSFLRSLRYVVVDECHTYRGVFGSHVAQVLRRLRRVCARYGSEPVFLLASATSADPARAAGRLTGLPVTEVADDASPRGELVFALWEPPLTELHGEHGAPVRRSATAETADLLTDLTVQGVRSVAFVRSRRGAELISVIAQERLAEVDRSLVRRVAAYRGGYLPEERRALERALHSGELLGLAATTALELGVDVSGLDAVVIAGYPGTRASLWQQAGRAGRSGEGALAVLVARDDPLDTFLVHHPEAIFRQPVESTVLDPDNPYVLAPHLCAAAAELPLTESDLELFGPAVPDLLPQLEAAGLLRRRATGWYWTRRERAADLTDIRGGGGSPVRIVETGTGRLLGTVDEAASHASVHEGAVHLHQGRTYLVRELDLEDSVALVEEANPPYSTTARDTTAISVLSTDTEIPWGAGRLCYGSVEVTNQVVSFLRRRLVTGEVLGETKLDLPPRTLRTRAVWWTVTEDQLDAARINPEILGGALHAAEHASIGMLPLFATCDRWDIGGVSVPLHPDTLLPTVFVYDGHPGGAGFAERAFHTARAWLTATREAIASCECEAGCPSCIQSPKCGNGNDPLHKRGAVRLLTELLRGAPADSPEPAGPSAPADPEAPAGPPAT
- a CDS encoding membrane spanning protein (identified by MetaGeneAnnotator; putative;~membrane spanning protein [Streptomyces viridochromogenes DSM40736]), whose protein sequence is MSRHRDDRGVATVWAAFAACALCVVFGAVLALGQAVTARHRAGAAADLAALAAADRSLWGEPDACAAALRVAEAQGATLPRCGVREDVAEVTARVAVGPWAAEVRSRAGPPVPRGLPGLTGRPAPASLPAPRAGVP
- a CDS encoding tadE family protein (PFAM: TadE-like; KEGG: sgr:SGR_3310 hypothetical protein;~TadE family protein [Streptomyces violaceusniger Tu4113];~identified by MetaGeneAnnotator; putative); protein product: MTAEAAVVLPVLVLFTAALLWGLAAAAAQIRCVDAARAGARAVARSEPEPAARAAARAAAPDGARVIVVREGELWRVTVEARAPGPGGLGLTLRAGAAALAEDTVGEAAP
- a CDS encoding small membrane protein (Protein of unknown function (DUF4244); pfam14029;~identified by MetaGeneAnnotator; putative;~small membrane protein [Streptomyces venezuelae ATCC10712]), producing the protein MTKAWKRLGTWWRVRTASAGRDAGMSTTEYAMGTIAAAAFAAVLYKVVTSGTVSKALESVIGKALDAPF